The Mustelus asterias chromosome 23, sMusAst1.hap1.1, whole genome shotgun sequence genome window below encodes:
- the mrm2 gene encoding rRNA methyltransferase 2, mitochondrial isoform X4: MCFIEKENLCGRFRRDSFGDMISRVRHCLFHTTVEQLKKTPAEQRWLSRQLRDPYVKSARQQNYRCRSAFKLLEIDDKHNILRPGISVIDCGAAPGAWSQVAVDRVNATGYDLDAPVGFVVGVDLLHILPLEGALFLPNSNLLEPAVQARIQESLPVGEAQVILSDMAPNASGIRQLDQQQMTELSFCVLELARRVLSPGGTLLCKFWDGTNSRLVQSQLIKLFREVKTLKPAASRKESSELYYLAKYYKKS; this comes from the exons GGCGATATGATCTCTCGGGTCCGGCATTGTCTGTTTCACACAACAGTGGAACAGCTGAAAAAGACACCAGCTGAACAGAGGTGGTTATCAAGGCAACTGAGGGACCCATACGTGAAATCAGCCCGACAACAGAACTATCGTTGTAGGAGCGCATTTAAGTTGCTGGAGATTGATGATAAGCACAACATCCTGAGGCCTGGGATCAGTGTGATTGACTGCGGTGCAGCACCCGGTGCCTGGAGTCAGGTTGCGGTTGACAGGGTTAATGCCACTGGTTACG ATCTGGATGCTCCTGTCGGGTTTGTAGTGGGAGTTGACCTTTTACACATCCTGCCACTGGAAGGCGCTCTCTTCCTGCCTAATTCCAACCTCCTGGAGCCTGCAGTTCAAGCAAGAATACAGGAATCCCTGCCGGTGGGAGAGGCTCAGGTGATCCTGAGCGACATGGCACCAAATGCCAGTGGGATCCGCCAGCTGGACCAGCAGCAAATGACTGAGCTGAGCTTCTGTGTCCTGGAGCTGGCCAGGAGGGTCCTCAGTCCCGGTGGCACTTTGCTCTGTAAATTCTGGGATGGAACTAACAGCCGCCTCGTCCAAAGCCAACTCATCAAATTGTTTAGAGAGGTGAAAACGTTAAAACCGGCTGCAAGCAGGAAGGAGTCATCGGAGCTCTATTATTTAGCAAAATACTACAAGAAAAGCTGA